The Pristiophorus japonicus isolate sPriJap1 chromosome 26, sPriJap1.hap1, whole genome shotgun sequence DNA segment cgatctctgtcttgaatatactcaacgactgagcctccacagccctctggggaagacaattccaaagattcaccaccctctgagtgaagaaattcctctttagcTCAGTCCGTAACAGGAGATTCTAGGCAGGCTAGTTGACAATGTCAGTTATCACAGCCAAACCTGATCCCTTCCTCACCCGATACTAGCACGTGGGAGTCGACGGATTGCCAACAGTTTGATGCCCAGCCCTTGCCACCTAGTCCAGGAGTGCCAATACCAGCTGGATCACCCCCACAGCTGCCCGAGCCGAGATAGTCGAATTCAGCGTGAACCAAATCACAAAGCTGGGATCATCCCGATTTGTGGAGCTgatcaaccaaattctaatttgattaaaggttttcgtcaaagttttaaaatgttaatttgtggattctagtgcccttgccaaaaaagggggcatttgattcaagtatcaacaaaatagttgtagagctgttgaattgggaggggcttagccagtcacgtgatcttcacaagactcaataaaaccccggccagttgggttcgggggatccacgatgggacaggtagttgtgagcctggtggatgaaccggtaatgtgtagtgcgattgttaaacctttgttaataaaccaactagttcttaatagcaatgtgttgctatggattcttcagcaaagaacccatgaagcacataCATTACAGCATTCTGAGCCATCAAGATAGTGTCCATCAACTTCAGGACCAACACTTAGATTTCTTTCCAATTTTAAGCTTGCGTCTTAAAAAGGCAACATTATCGGCAGGAGAACAATTGAGCACAAAAGACAAGGGAAGGGCGGACACTGATAATTCAGATACCATTCATTcattatcagctgtggctcagtgggcagcacacttgcctctgactcagaaggttgtgggttcaagtcccactccggggacttgagcacaaagaaatatttaggccgacactcccagtgcagtgctgagggagcgccgcactgtcggaggggcagtactgagggagcgccgcactgtcggaggggcagtgctgagggagcgccacactgtcggaggggcagtctttcggatgagacgttaaactaacgtctgccctctctggtggatgcaagaggtcccacggcactattttgaagaagagcgggggagttctccccagtgtcctggggccaatatttatccctcaaatcaacattaaaaaacccagatgatttggtcatatgaaataggagtaggccatacggctcctcatgcctgctccaccattcaataagatcatggactcaggtccacttccccgcccgctccccattaccccttattgtttaagaagctgtctatctcggtcttaaatttattcaatgtcccggcttccacagcgaattccacagatttacaaccctctaagaaatttctcctcatctctgttttaaattattctaagattatgctttctagtcaccccatcagtggaaacatcctctctgcatcaaccttcataatcttatacgttttgataagatcacctctcattcttctgaatttcaatgagtagagacccaacctactcaacttttcctcataagtcaactctctcatccccagaatcaacctaggtgaaccttcaaagcaagtatatcctttcgtaaacatggaaaccaaaactgcacgcagtattccaggtatggccttacccataccttatatagctgtggtaagatttccctgcctttatactccatcccctttgcaataaaggccaagataccattggctttactGATCATGTGCTGTACCTGgatactatccttgtgtttcatgcacaagtacccccaggtcccactgtactgcagcactttgcaatctttctctatttaaataataacttgctctttgatttttttctgccaaagtgcatgacctcacactttccaacattatattccatctgcttagcctatgtccttttgcagattttgtgtgtcctcctcacacattgcttttcctcccatctttgtatcgtcagcaaacttggctacgtaacactcagccccttcttccaagtcgttaatatagattgtaaatagttggggtcccagcactgatccctgcggcaccccactagtcactggttgccaacccgagaatgaaccatttatcccgattctttgttagttagccaatcctctatccatgctaatatattacccccaacccagtgaacctttatctggtgcagtaactttttatgtggcaccttgtcaaatgccttctggaagtccaaatacaccacatccactggttcccctttatccaccctgctcattacatcctcagaaaactccagcaaatttgtcaaacgtgactgcctcttcataaattcatgctgactctgcctgaccgaattttgcttttccaaatgtcacattgctgtgtgcgagagcttgctgtgcacaaattggctgtcatgtttcccataatacaacagtgatcacactccaaaaagggaataaagggttatggggagcaggcagggaagtggacccgagcccatgatcatagaaacatagaaaataggtgcaggagtaggccattcggcccttcgagcctgcaccaccattcaatatgatcatggctgatcatgcaacttcagaaccccattcctgctttctctccataccccttgatccctttagccttaagggccgcatctaactccctttagaacatatctaacaaactggcctcaacaactttgtggtagagaattccacaggttcacaattctgagagtgaagaagtttctcctcatcttggtcctaaatggcttaccccttatctgtgacccctggttctagacttccccaacatcggaaacattctacctgcatctaacttgtccaaacccgtcagaagtttatatgtttctatgagatcccctctcattcttctaaattccagtgaatataagcccagtcgatccagtctttcttcatatgtcagtcctgccatcccgggaatcagtctggtgaacctttgctgcactccctcaatagcaagaatgtccttcctctgattaggagaccaaaactgtacacaatattcaaggtgtggcctcaccaaggccctgtacaactgtagtaagacctccctgctcctatactcaaatcctctcgctatgaaggccaacatgccattggccttcttcaccgcctgctgtacctgcatgccaactttcaatgactgatgtaccatgacacccaggtctcattgcacctcccccttttcctcagccatgatcgtattaaatggcggagcaggttcgaggggccaggtggtctaatcctgctcctagttcttatgttccaagaacttcattgactgtaaagcgctttgggacgtctggtggtcatgaaaggagctatagaaatgtcTTTCTTTACCATGGGCAGCTTGCTTCCGGGGATGCTGGGGAAGTCGTGGTGCTCCATGTGGTAACCCACGTTGAAGGTGATGTAGTTGAGGGGTCCGTAATAGGAGTAGGTCTCGTGCCCCTTGAGGAACATATAATGCTCAGCGATGAAGTGGCCAGAGATGGGGTGCAGGCCCATGCCCAGTATGGAGCCGCACAGCATGTAGAACACCGGCTTCGGGCCCCAGGCGTAGTACAGGAGCAGGTCACAGCTCAGCTGGACCACCGCGTTGAGCACCTCCATCTGGGTGATGGGCTTGGGGTTGACGTAGAGGGGCCGCAGCACGTAGAGGAGGGGCTGCAGGACGAGCCAGAGGACCTTGCGCAGGGGGGTGCGGAAGAAGCGGGCCTCGAACTCGGTGGGCACGTCGACGTCCAGCCCGTCCCCGCCCAGGTAGCGGTGGTGGTCGATGTGGTACTTCTTGAAGGAGGCGGAGTAGGGCATGCCAATGGGCAGGTTGGCGAAGACAGCGAACCAGCGGTTCCACTTGGCGGACTTGTTGCCGAAGGCCACGTTGTGGGAGATGTCGTGGATGGCGAGAGTCAGCGAGTGGTTGATGCCTCCGCCCAGCACGTAGGCCCAGAACACCAGCCACTTCCAGGACAAGTCCTTCACCAAGTAAAACGAGACAAACTGAAACAGCACCATCGCCGTCACAATCCATTTTAAATGAGGATCCGGCGTCATGAGCGACTTGATCTCTGGGTACTTTGCTGTAAAGAAGAGACACCAATTAGTCAAAGTGTCCAGTGTAAAGGCCGGAGGGAGGCATTCATAACTTGTCTACTTCCAgatggccagcatcgaagcactgaccacactcgaccagctccgctgggcagacccgcattgtccacatgcccgacacgagactcccaaagcaagcgctctactcggaactcctacacggcaagcgagccccaggtgggcagaggaaacgttacaagggaccaccctcaaagcctccctgataaagtgcaacatccccaccgacacctgggagtccctggccaaagaccagtccgccctaagtggaggaagtgcatccgggagggcgctgagcacctcgagtctcgtcaccgagagcgtgcagaaaccaagcgcaggcagcggaaggagcgtgcggcaaaccagacccacggaaatttacagcacggaaggaggccatttcgtcctatcgtgtccgcgccggccgaccaagagctatccagcctaatcccactttccagctctcagtccgtagtcctgtaggttatcaagtgcacatcaaagtactttttaaatgtggtgagggtttctgcctctaccaccctttcaggcagcgagttccgccccagaccctcaCCACACTCTAGGTgcagaaacttcccctcaaatcctccccccaattactttcaatctatgccccctggttgttgacccctctactaagggaaataggcccttcataatttaatACATCGCAAATCTCCCCtcagttccaaggaaaacaacgccagcctatccaatctttcctcagagctaaaattctccagtcctggcaacatcctggtaaatctcccctgtaccctctccagtacaatcacatctctcctgtaatgtggtgaccagacctgcacgcggtactctagctgtggcctaactcgtgttgcaTACagtttgtggtgtccctgcaccttactacaaactcacacgaggcatgtactgcagacacagtcacgacatgaccttaacctttattcccaggaccaaggagtgctgaccctgggtgggacctccgcttttatacctggaaacccaggtgaggagtgtctcccacaagttcaccccctgtggtcagggtgtgcatttctagggtataagtacagtgtacaggagttgcatgaaggttgcagttacaaggacaagcataacctccctgctcttgtattctatgcctcggctaataaaggaaagcatcccgTCTGCCTTtttaaaccaccttatctacctggccggctagctttagggatctgtggacatgcactccaaggtccctctgttcctccacaccgatCAGTACCCTCCCATGGATTGTGTGTTctccccttgccttgttgcccctccccaaatgcactgtTGTTGCTGGATAGAATCGCCGGCATTCACAGAGAGAGGGGTCCCAGCCACTTCTCCCTCCCTTCAGTTTTAAATGTGTCTCTTGCTTCCGATCCggtattggaggagggcagagattccccggggagggtgggggaggttacagagatagggagggggtgagggccatggagagatttgaagaagaggatgaggatgaggatgaggatgaggatgaggatgatgaggatgaggatgaggatgaggatggagAATATTACTTGAACGACAAAATCGCTGTGAGATCAGGAGGGGTGCAGAGGGGTGAGGGGGCATTAGGTTACCCAAATTACACCACCTATTACATAAACCTTTTGGAACACGAACACGTCAGGAGTCACACGCAGATCtacacgcgtgtgtgtgtgtgtgtgtgtgtgtgtgatcacacCAGCTTGGAATGCATTTTGAAATGGGGCAGGCCCTCAGCTCTCAGACACTCGCTGGACCGGTTTGGCCACTGGCATTTGCAGTGGGAGAGCCAGTGACACTCAAAGCACAAAGACAACCAGTCGAGCAGGAACAGCGCGAGGTACAACCAGGGCAGCTCCACAGGCCTTCAAACACCTTTAAGAATTCGCGGAAAAACAGCCAAAGATGCAGTTTTAACCCTTTCAGCGTTACATGAACCACTTggttttctccccccccctcagagCAGGAAGGCAGCAGCCTTGGGTCTTGGCCACATTTCACCCACAGACTTTTCTTCGCTCCGATCGCCAaaggattaagaatgtaaagactttcatttatatagcgcctttcatgaccaccagacatcccaaggcgctttacagccaatgaacaaaaaaaaaagtacgtcactgttgtaatgtgggaaacgtggcagtaagtgcgcacagcaagctcccacaaacagcaatgtgataatgaccagataatctgttatttttttttttataaaaagtgaacaggaacaggagtcaattgacactcccagtgcagtgctgagggagcgccgcactgtcggaggtgccgtctttcggataagacgttaaaccgaggcctcgtctgctctctcaggtggacgtaaaagatcccacggcaccatttcgaagaagagcaggggagttctccccggtgtcctggggccaatatttatccctcaatcaacatcactgaagcagattatctgggtcattatcacattgctgtttgtgggagcttgctgtgcacaaattggctgccgcatttcctaaattggctgtaaacactttgggatgtcctgaagtaatGAAAGACGCTATGGAAATGAGTGCTCCCTCTCTCGTCAGGCAATTTAGCCCCTCGGGTCTGCGGTGCCAGTCGATGCCAGTTACCCACCGTGGCTCCACACCCCTGCctaccaaaaatctagcgatcgcaGTCTTGAAATTTCCAATATTCCTCCAGCATCCACAAAATTTAGGGATGTTAGCTGATTTCCTAACTTAGCACCACTCTAATTAAATACGAGACAAATGGTCTTTGGAACAGAACAGAACGGCTCCAATTTGGGCAGCTTTCTGATGCACTTTTTAATAAGTTCCAGGGatggagggacttcagtgacggagagagactggagaagccggggttgttctcctcggagcagagaaggtcgagaggagatttgatcgaggtgttctaaatcatgagggtttctggacagagcagatcgagagaaactgttcccattggtggaagggtcgggaaccagagggacacggatttaaggcgattggcaaaagaaccaaaggcgacatgagggaaaacgtttttacacagcgagtggttaggatctggaatgcgctgagagggcggtggaggcagactcgatcgcggctttcaaaagggagttggataaatacctgaaggaaagaaatttgccgggctccggggaaaggggactggctgaggtgctcttgcagagagccggcatgggctcgacgggctgaatggcctccccctgtgctgtaaccattctctgattgtaatGGCTGAAGCTGGATGTGTCTCAGCAGTAACCTGGTGCCCACTGGTGTAACCAATAGAAATATGGGGTTTTGGCCACTTGTTACTCTCATGATAGACCTTTATGACGATCGTGGCCccacaacctgcgagagaacagctccgcaggtcgggctataaacgaGCTGGAGAGGcggaccacttcaacctccagcgccagctgctccaagtgtgcgactttttgagatgggcgactgggtgatgccagcaaaaccctggttgccgttttggcgcgtgggcaggaacatcaggagggcccaggtacagaggagtgggaaggtcggggcgggtgagcggcgagtgtttgtggcgaggtgcggtgaatgtttatggcggaggagcggcgagagatcgtggcggaggtgcgacagatgaggggtacggggcccagaagagacgaggggcccaggggtagcacgggcccagcccacactgtgcgatgtgtgcgcgcactgggtccgtgcagcagagcaggtctcccatcgtcctggttaacccttgctgctggaccaagacctagctctgtcaagccccgtgtggtggctggtgtgcaacggccaccccacgttaaaaaaatccacgcacaggcatcttccaccccctcaattggagttcaggatctggaacatcggatccttcaatcgaaacacctgtgaactcttgtggaagcaagtcgtcctcgttcgATGGACCGCCTGTGATGCAGACCTTGCAAGTTCCAGAATCTCTCACtgcgcaggttcgaggggccgaatggcccacttgtGCTCCTAATGTTGTTTTGCACCGAACTCAGCCAATTCACGGATAGCAGCAATTTGCTTACAACACACACCGCACTTCAAGATAACTGTCAGTACGCGAAACATTGAAAGACGCCAAGAGTGAGGAAGGAGCTGTATAAAAAAAATcatgtttttattcattcctgggatgtgggcgtcgctggcaaggcccagcatttattgtccatccctaattgcccctcgagaaggtggtggtgagccgccttcttgaaccgctgcagtccgtgtggtgaaggtgctcccacacagtgctgttagggagggagttccaggattgtgacccagcgacgatgaaggaacggccgatatatttcccagtcgggatggtgtgtgactgggaggggaacgtggaggtggtggtgttcccacgcgcctgctgcccttgtccttctagggggtagaggtcgcgggtttgggaggtgctgccgaagaagccttggcgagttgctgcagtgcatcttgtagacggtgcacactgcagccagggggcgccggtggtggagggagtgagtgttgaaggtggtgggtagcgtgccaatcgagcgggctgctttgtcctggatggtgtcgagcttcgagtgttgttggagctgcaactcatccaggaaaAATATATAAAAAGATATATTTTTTCAAACACCAGTCACTGGTAATAGTTCTGCTGTTACCAGTtatacctcctctggacccatcgtaTGGTACAACAAATTGTAtatcgcaaattggctgcccgtttcctacattacaacagtgactacacttcaaattttaaaaagtacttcattggctgtaaagcacattgggttatccaatggtcatgaaaggtgctatagaaatgcaagtctttcttcatttgtcccattgccatctccttttgactcgcaccatcgtcccttttgtcatttaaatcGCTCCTACCCTCCACCCAAAAGCAGACATCCCTTtccgttctctctctcctctctcccccctccccccccgccccccccacctcctctccattTTCCCACGGCTCGAGATTATTTTACAGACGGTTAaatctcttcatcatcatcataggcagtccctcggaatcgaggaagacttgcgtccactcttatcccgagtccttaggtggctgaacagtccaatacgagagccacagtccctgtcacaggtgggacggacagcggttgagggaaggggagggtgggactggtttgccgcacgctccttccgctgcctgcgcttggtttctgcacgctctcggcgacgagactcgaggtgctcagcgcccctcccggatgcactccctccacttagggcgggactggtctttggccagggactcccaggtgtcggtggggatgttgcactttatcagggaggctttgagggtggtcccttgtaacgtttcctctgcccacttttggctcgcttgccatgtaggagttcggattagagcgcttgctttgggagtctcgtgtctggggcatgcggagctggtcgagtgtggtcagtgcttcgatgccggggatgtttcatcgctctcatctggaaggaggagaacatgccaggggatctcagagatgcagtgatcgtggcaATCCAGCTTCGTACAATActggcgaaaggtcatcgacccgagaaccagagggcacagatttaaaatgaacaatcagAGATGACACGAGGAAGAATATTACACAAGTGGTTATGGTTTGGAACGCGCTgcccgaaagggcggtgggagcagactcGATAGTAACTGTCAAACGGGAATTCGATAAACACTTGCAGAAAATAAATTACAGGgcttatggtgggggggggggggggggtgggggggtggagagggacatcaaaagagccagcacagattcgacgggccgaatggcatccCGCTGTGCTGGTGTCAGCTGtgcctcgaacccacaaccttctgactcggaggcaagccccactccagggacttgggcatataaatccaggccgacactcctagTTCAGTGCTaagggaggatgtaaaagattccacggcactatttcgaagaagagcaggggagttctccccggtgtcctggggccaatatttatccctcaatcaacataacaaaaacagaatatctgggtcattatcgcattgctgtttgtgggagcttgctgtgcgcaaattggctgccgcgtttcccacattacgacagtgactacactccaaaagtacttcattggctgtaaagcgcttggaatgtccagtggtcgtgaaaggcgctatataaatgcaagtctttttctctctttcactattctatgattctgaaaCATTACCCAACTTTGGTTTCTCTCTCGCTACAGATGCTAcccaacctgctgagtatttccagcaatcagTTTATATAAATGCAACTGTGCTTTCTTTCAAattacacctagaatactgtggacAGTTTCCAATAAGAtaccttatctgaaagacagcgcctccgacagtgcggcgctccctcagtactgcccctccgacagtgcagcactccctcagtactgcccctccgacagtgcggcgctccctcagtactgtccctccgacagtgcggcgctccctcagtactgcccctccgacagtgcggcgctccctcagtactgcccccccgacagtgcggcgctccctcagcactgcactgggagtgtcagcctagaattttgtgttcaagtccctggagtgggacttgaacccacaaccttctgactcagaggcgagagtgctgcccactgagccacagctgactgaagAGAATTAATTAGCCCAAAGGGTGTAGAagtaaaagaaagatttggatttatatagcgcctttcatgaccactggacgtctcaaagcgctttacagccaatgaagtactaagtgtagtcactgttgtaatgtgggaaacgcagcagccaacttgcgcacagcaagctcccataaacagcactgtgataatgaccagaacacCTGTTTTTTTTAATATTATGTCAATTGAGcgacaaatattggccagaacagggTTGCCAACGGGTATGCTTGGAGATGAGAATGAGAATAAAGGCCGTTTGACtgagagtcaagaatcatccaatcgggaaaTGAAGAGGCTGTTTGCTTTccgattggctgtgggaaggcggGTACCGTGAGGTTGGGCGACCAATGGTAGGACCATGGGGCCACCAGATTGGACGTGTTGTGCCGCCAATGGCGgtgggaggcaggaggtcatgtgacaaAACCTCCTGTAACATGTGCCACCAGAATTGGCAGCCCGAGTGTAGAATGAGCAGAAACCAGCGTGGGCTTGGTTCTGGACAACATCGTGTGAGCTGTTCTCTGGCCACCAATTCTCTGCTAACTACACCCTCCGACATCTCCTGCTCTGCTGCCCGGGTCAGTTGACCAATGTTGTCATATTTCAGGCAAGACGACACCAAGGCAATCAGATCGGCTCACTCCCTGCATCGTATGCCCCTCACAAAAAGGAAACACATTCTTTCGTAATTGTGCCCAAATTTTCCTTCCCCTCCCAGAGATGAATGCCACCCCTCCCTGCAAACTCACTTCCCTCTCCCTCAACAGGGCTGAGGTtttgttggtggtggtggtggggagaggtcgggggggtgggggcggtgaatGCTGGTCAGGTCACCTTTGCTgatacatggaccatatacagtagacacctcaaattgctggagaaatatcaccaacgcaagatcctacaaatcccctgggaggacagacgttagcgtccttgaccaggccaacatccccagagtcgaagcactgatcacactcgatcagctccgctgggcagg contains these protein-coding regions:
- the LOC139239155 gene encoding sphingolipid delta(4)-desaturase/C4-monooxygenase DES2-like translates to MGNKAPSDGFEWVYTEQPHSNRRKEILAKYPEIKSLMTPDPHLKWIVTAMVLFQFVSFYLVKDLSWKWLVFWAYVLGGGINHSLTLAIHDISHNVAFGNKSAKWNRWFAVFANLPIGMPYSASFKKYHIDHHRYLGGDGLDVDVPTEFEARFFRTPLRKVLWLVLQPLLYVLRPLYVNPKPITQMEVLNAVVQLSCDLLLYYAWGPKPVFYMLCGSILGMGLHPISGHFIAEHYMFLKGHETYSYYGPLNYITFNVGYHMEHHDFPSIPGSKLPMVKKIAPEFYENLPQHSSWTRVLWDFIFCNSLGPFSRVKRECKLVKEQ